In one Mycteria americana isolate JAX WOST 10 ecotype Jacksonville Zoo and Gardens chromosome 30, USCA_MyAme_1.0, whole genome shotgun sequence genomic region, the following are encoded:
- the MRPL49 gene encoding large ribosomal subunit protein mL49, whose translation MRRALAVAACLHHACVRRRQGGGAAKMAAMATLGQRLRALGRAVGWRGVQSHLGASPPEGPPEDPPNSQPPTLVESTADYAFVERLLPPTRVPDPPLHPTYPTPSGWSPPKDPPPALPYFVRRSRLHNLPVYPRLAKGNRRLTELRHVEGDIWALERELRAFLGGLGVKELEVQVNEVTGSLLLKGHWAQELRSWLLQRGF comes from the exons ATGCGCCGGGCCTTGGCGGTGGCGGCGTGCTTACATCATGCGTGCGTGCGGCGGCGGCAAGGAGGTGGTGCTGCCAAGATGGCGGCGATGGCAACGCTGGGCCAGCGGCTGCGGGCCCTCGGCCGGgcggtggggtggaggggagtgCAG AGCCATCTGGGAGCCTCCCCCCCCGAGGGCCCACCCGAGGACCCCCCCAACTCGCAGCCCCCCACGCTGGTGGAGTCGACAGCCGACTATGCCTTCGTGGAGCGGCTGCTGCCCCCCACCCGTGTCCCtgacccccccctgcaccccacctaTCCCACCCCCTCGGGCTGGAGCCCCCCCAAAG acccccccccgGCGTTGCCCTACTTCGTCCGCCGCTCCCGGCTGCACAACCTGCCCGTCTACCCCCGCCTGGCCAAGGGCAACCGGCGCCTGACCGAGCTGCGGCACGTGGAGGGGGACATCTGG GCGCTGGAGCGAGAGCTGCGGGcatttttgggggggctgggggtgaagGAGCTGGAGGTGCAGGTGAACGAGGTGACGGGGAGCCTGCTGCTGAAAGGGCACTGGGCGCAGGAGCTgaggagctggctgctgcagaggggcTTTTAG
- the FAU gene encoding ubiquitin-like FUBI-ribosomal protein eS30 fusion protein, producing the protein MQLFIRAQSLHTIEVSGTETVAQIKAQVAVLAGVPPEDQVLLFAGTPLDDDAVLGQSRLPEFATLEVSTRLLGGKVHGSLARAGKVRGQTPKVAKQEKKKKKTGRAKRRMQYNRRFVNVVPGFGKKKGPNANS; encoded by the exons ATGCAGCTCTTCATCCGTGCCCAGTCCCTGCACACCATCGAGGTCTCTGGCACCGAGACTGTCGCCCAAATCAAG GCGCAGGTGGCGGTGCTGGCGGGCGTCCCCCCCGAGGACCAAGTGCTGCTGTTTGCTGGGACCCCCCTGGATGATGACGCTGTCCTGGGACAGAGCCGTCTCCCTGAATTTGCCACCCTGGAGGTCTCCACACGCCTCCTGGGGG GGAAAGTCCACGGTTCCCTCGCCCGTGCCGGCAAAGTGAGGGGCCAGACCCCCAAG GTGGCCAagcaggagaagaagaagaagaagacggGCCGAGCCAAGCGGCGCATGCAGTACAACCGCCGCTTCGTTAACGTCGTCCCCGGCTTCGGCAAGAAGAAGGGCCCCAATGCCAACTCCTGA
- the WDR74 gene encoding WD repeat-containing protein 74, producing MASPARWSHVWVGAETGALKGVNLQKKQATNYASGSALSRGEGVCALCWGDPNETEILVGCLDRSVKLFSTEKGKFTESRLCPGGDGPFCGLAAYGSAIITCVESGLIKVWRDDETENAQLELEAGAGLCRMRQDPARPHRLGTGGKENSLKVWDLQRPQEPVFRAKNVRNDWLDLRVPIWDRDLQFLPGSDKIVTCTAHHQVRLYDPSSPQRRPVLETTFGEAPLTALSLVPGDTSVVVGSARGDVAVIDLRQGRVLKCLKGFAGSVRGLQCHPSLPLVASCGLDRFLRIHDLGDKQLRHKVYLKSRLTCLLLSSQRDWEAEEEPPPPVEVKEEEGDALWDAMETVPTPLGTVRGKRAKKRKISGL from the exons ATGGCGTCCCCCGCTCGTTGGAGCCACGTGTGGGTGGGGGCCGAGACCGGAGCGCTTAAAG gcGTGAACCTGCAGAAGAAGCAGGCGACGAACTATGCAAGCGGCTCGGCGCTGAGCCGGGGGGAGGGCGTCTGCGCCCTGTGCTGGGGGGACCCCAACGAGACCGAG ATCCTGGTGGGCTGCCTGGATCGCTCGGTGAAGCTCTTCAGCACCGAGAAGGGGAAATTCACGGAGTcgcggctctgccccggggggGACGGGCCCTTCTGCGGCCTGGCGGCGTACGGCAG tgctATCATCACTTGTGTGGAGTCGGGGCTCATCAAGGTCTGGCGTGACGATGAGACAGAGAAC gcgcagctggagctggaggcggGCGCAGGGCTGTGCCGGATGCGCCAGGACCCTGCGCGGCCGCACCGGCTCGGCACCGGTGGGAAGGAGAACAGCCTCAAGGTCTGGGACCTGCAGCGCCCGCAGGAGCCCGTTTTCCGCGCCAAGAAC GTGAGAAACGACTGGCTCGATCTCCGTGTCCCCATCTGGGACCGCGACCTCCAGTTCCTTCCCGGCTCCGATAAGATTGTCACCTGCACGGCCCATCACCAG gtGCGGCTCTACgaccccagctccccccagcggCGCCCGGTGCTGGAGACGACGTTTGGGGAGGCCCCGCTCACCGCCCTGTCCCTCGTGCCTGGGGACAC ctcaGTGGTGGTGGGCAGCGCCCGGGGGGACGTGGCTGTCATCGACCTGCGCCAAG ggcgggTGCTGAAGTGCCTGAAGGGCTTCGCGGGCAGCGTGCGGGGGCTGCAGtgccacccctccctccccctcgtCGCCTCCTGCGGCCTCGACCGCTTCCTCCGCATCCATGATCTGGGTGACAAGCAGCTGCGGCACaag GTCTACCTGAAGTCCCGCCTGACCTGTCTCCTGCTGAGCAGCCAGCGGGACTGGGAG GCCGAGGAGGAGCCACCCCCCCCAGTCgaggtgaaggaagaggagggggacGCACTGTGGGATGCGATGGAGACCGTCCCCACCCCCCTCGGCACCGTCCGGGGTAAACGGGCCAAGAAACGGAAGATTTCGGGGCtgtga
- the TMEM179B gene encoding transmembrane protein 179B, with amino-acid sequence MAVSVLLLAELALHGAAFLCGIVCASALTVAQGEFGGWCILYGTVSWNGTMLVPKSFSHISLCYFVSTISVVVALYCFSSLLYGIYSCCTNESQWDRTWLSVALVVAFIILFFLLISACILRVGMDAFCASIVQTKSLSSCQEAEHKPWVSYSPTRFYSNLYSAQASAWVNVFLWCLLTARLLVQRRREAPFLLLRRNDPEWSAETEAIFGGRPIQP; translated from the exons ATGGCGGTGTCCGTCCTGTTGCTGGCGGAGTTGGCCCTCCACGGAGCTGCCTTCCTCTGCGGGATCGTCTGCGCTTCAGCCCTCACCGTGGCACAG GGAGAGTTTGGAGGATGGTGCATCCTCTACGGCACGGTGAGCTGGAACGGGACCATGCTGGTGCCCAAGTCCTTCAGCCACATCTCACTGTGCTATTTTGTCTCGACCATCTCTGTCGTGGTGGCCCTGTACTGCTTCTCATCGCTCCTCTACGGCATCTACAGCTGCTGCACCAACGAGTCCCAGTG GGACCGCACCTGGCTCAGCGTTGCCCTGGTCGTCGCCttcatcatcctcttcttcctcctcatctcagCCTGCATCCTCCGTGTGGGGATGGATGCTTTCTGCGCCTCCATTGTGCAGACCAAGAGCCTGTCCAG TTGCCAGGAGGCTGAGCACAAGCCGTGGGTGTCCTACAGCCCAACTCGCTTCTACAGCAATCTCTACAGCGCGCAG GCGTCAGCCTGGGTGAACGTGTTCCTCTGGTGCCTACTGACTGCCCGACTGCTGGTCCAGCGGCGGAGGGAGGCCCCTTTCCTGCTGCTGCGTCGCAATGACCCTGAGTGGAGTGCCGAGACGGAAGCCATTTTTGGGGGACGACCCATACAGCCCTGA
- the TAF6L gene encoding TAF6-like RNA polymerase II p300/CBP-associated factor-associated factor 65 kDa subunit 6L isoform X1, which translates to MSEREERRFVELPRESVRLMAESTGLELTDEVAALLAEDVCYRLREATQNSSQFMKHTRRRKLTVEDFNRALRWSNVEAVCGYGSQDALPFRAIKEGELYFQEDREVNLVELALATNIPKGCAETAVRVHVSYLDGKGNLEPQGAVPSAVSTLTDDLLKYYQHVTRAVLGDDPQLMKVALQDLQTNSKISALLPYFVYVVSGVKSVSHDLEQLNRLLHIARSLIQNPFLCLGSYVRSLIASVMYCALEPLAASINPLNDHWTLRDYAAMLLSRIFWTHGDLVSGLYHQILLSLQKVLADPVRPLCSHYGAVVGLHALGWKAVERVLYPHLPTYWANLQAVLDDYSVSNAQVKADGHKVYGAILVAVERLLKMKAQQAPTPASGPSPRQEGSPRHSPKQDPPAEAGFGLGRPLLQLGGGSGGSGPPSAAAPVPPTLSLHDMYRELYDFFGDSLATRFGTGLPPATLPPPGTPEGARKEPPAFGGEGAARKMPQLTASATVSPREEESPRGEPPPGRPALHRPASLARPRGAPRQPGHRPGTRDVFQKCRFAPRGAPRFSFVIAGRQAGRRCQGRLFQTSFPQHHGPGHVSRYAQKLPMIGRTTRPARRWPRAEYSLHLLL; encoded by the exons ATGTCGGAGCGGGAGGAGCGGCGGTTCGTGGAGCTTCCGCGGGAGTCGGTGCGGTTGATGGCGGAGAGCACCGGGCTGGAGCTCACCGACGAAGTGGCGGCGTTGCTGGCCGAGGACGTCTGCTACCGGCTGCGGGAGGCCACGCAG AACAGCTCCCAGTTCATGAAACACACGCGGCGACGGAAACTCACTGTGGAAGACTTCAACCGGGCGCTGCGCTGGAGCAACGTCGAG GCGGTGTGCGGATACGGCTCCCAGGACGCGCTGCCCTTCCGGGCCATCAAGGAGGGTGAGCTGTACTTCCAGGAGGACCGAGAGGTCAACCTGGTGGAGCTGGCTCTGGCCACCAACATCCCCAAGGGCTGCGCTGAGACGGCCGTGCGAG TACATGTCTCCTACCTGGATGGAAAAGGCAACCTGGAGCCGCAGGGAGCCG TGCCCAGCGCTGTCTCCACGCTGACGGATGATCTGCTCAAGTACTACCAGCATGTCACCCGGGCAGTGCTGGGCGACGACCCCCAGCTGATGAAg GTGGCCCTGCAGGACCTGCAGACCAACTCCAAGATCTCTGCCCTCCTGCCCTACTTTGTCTACGTGGTCAGCGGG GTAAAATCGGTGAGCCACGACCTGGAGCAGCTGAACCGGCTGTTGCACATCGCCCGCAGCCTGATCCAGAACCCCTTCCTCTGCCTGGGCTCCTATGTCCGCAGCCTGATCGCCAGCGTCATGTATTGCGCGCTGGAGCCGCTGGCCGCCTCCATCAACCCCCTCAATGACCACTGGACCCTGCGCGACTACGCCGCCATGCTCCTCAGCCGCATCTTCTG GACCCACGGCGACCTGGTGAGCGGCCTCTACCATCAAATCCTGCTCTCACTCCAGAAGGTGCTGGCCGACCCCGTGCGTCCGCTCTGCTCCCACTACGGCGCGGTGGTAGGGCTGCATGCCCTGGgctggaag GCGGTGGAGCGGGTGCTCTACCCCCACCTGCCCACCTACTGGGCTAACCTGCAGGCGGTGCTGGATGACTACTCGGTCTCCAATGCCCAGGTCAAGGCTGATGGGCACAAGGTCTACGGTGCCATCCTG gtGGCTGTCGAGCGCCTGCTGAAGATGAAGGCGCAGCAGGCGCCCACCCCAGCGTCTGGGCCCAGCCCGCGGCAGGAGGGCTCCCCGCGGCACAGCCCCAAGCAGGACCCCCCGGCTGAAGCGGGCTTCGGCCTCGGCCGGCCCCTGCTACAGTTGGggggtggcagtggtggcagcGGCCCCCCCTCAGCAGCAGCCCCTGTGCCACCCACCCTCTCCCTGCACGACATGTACCGTGAGCTCTACGACTTTTTTGGTGACAGCCTGGCCACCCGTTTTGGCACGGGCTTGCCACCGGccaccctgccaccccctggcacccccgAGGGTGCCCGGAAGGAGCCACCGGCCTTTGGGGGTGAGGGGGCAGCACGCAAGATGCCGCAACTGACAGCCAGCGCCACAGTGAGCCCACGGGAGGAGGAAAGCCCGCGGGGCGaacccccgcccggccgcccagCACTGCACCGCCCGGCCAGCCTGGCCCGTCCCCGCGgggccccccggcagcccggccACCGCCCGGGCACCCGCGATGTCTTCCAGAAATGCCGCTTCGCACCCCGCGGCGCCCCACGTTTCAGCTTCGTCATCGCGGGTCGCCAAGCCGGGCGGCGCTGCCAGGGCCGCCTGTTCCAGACCAGCTTCCCGCAGCACCACGGACCTGGCCACGTCTCCCGCTACGCCCAGAAGCTGCCCATGATCGGCCGCACCACCCGGCCAGCCCGGCGGTGGCCACGTGCTGAGtactccctccacctcctcctctga
- the TAF6L gene encoding TAF6-like RNA polymerase II p300/CBP-associated factor-associated factor 65 kDa subunit 6L isoform X2, protein MKHTRRRKLTVEDFNRALRWSNVEAVCGYGSQDALPFRAIKEGELYFQEDREVNLVELALATNIPKGCAETAVRVHVSYLDGKGNLEPQGAVPSAVSTLTDDLLKYYQHVTRAVLGDDPQLMKVALQDLQTNSKISALLPYFVYVVSGVKSVSHDLEQLNRLLHIARSLIQNPFLCLGSYVRSLIASVMYCALEPLAASINPLNDHWTLRDYAAMLLSRIFWTHGDLVSGLYHQILLSLQKVLADPVRPLCSHYGAVVGLHALGWKAVERVLYPHLPTYWANLQAVLDDYSVSNAQVKADGHKVYGAILVAVERLLKMKAQQAPTPASGPSPRQEGSPRHSPKQDPPAEAGFGLGRPLLQLGGGSGGSGPPSAAAPVPPTLSLHDMYRELYDFFGDSLATRFGTGLPPATLPPPGTPEGARKEPPAFGGEGAARKMPQLTASATVSPREEESPRGEPPPGRPALHRPASLARPRGAPRQPGHRPGTRDVFQKCRFAPRGAPRFSFVIAGRQAGRRCQGRLFQTSFPQHHGPGHVSRYAQKLPMIGRTTRPARRWPRAEYSLHLLL, encoded by the exons ATGAAACACACGCGGCGACGGAAACTCACTGTGGAAGACTTCAACCGGGCGCTGCGCTGGAGCAACGTCGAG GCGGTGTGCGGATACGGCTCCCAGGACGCGCTGCCCTTCCGGGCCATCAAGGAGGGTGAGCTGTACTTCCAGGAGGACCGAGAGGTCAACCTGGTGGAGCTGGCTCTGGCCACCAACATCCCCAAGGGCTGCGCTGAGACGGCCGTGCGAG TACATGTCTCCTACCTGGATGGAAAAGGCAACCTGGAGCCGCAGGGAGCCG TGCCCAGCGCTGTCTCCACGCTGACGGATGATCTGCTCAAGTACTACCAGCATGTCACCCGGGCAGTGCTGGGCGACGACCCCCAGCTGATGAAg GTGGCCCTGCAGGACCTGCAGACCAACTCCAAGATCTCTGCCCTCCTGCCCTACTTTGTCTACGTGGTCAGCGGG GTAAAATCGGTGAGCCACGACCTGGAGCAGCTGAACCGGCTGTTGCACATCGCCCGCAGCCTGATCCAGAACCCCTTCCTCTGCCTGGGCTCCTATGTCCGCAGCCTGATCGCCAGCGTCATGTATTGCGCGCTGGAGCCGCTGGCCGCCTCCATCAACCCCCTCAATGACCACTGGACCCTGCGCGACTACGCCGCCATGCTCCTCAGCCGCATCTTCTG GACCCACGGCGACCTGGTGAGCGGCCTCTACCATCAAATCCTGCTCTCACTCCAGAAGGTGCTGGCCGACCCCGTGCGTCCGCTCTGCTCCCACTACGGCGCGGTGGTAGGGCTGCATGCCCTGGgctggaag GCGGTGGAGCGGGTGCTCTACCCCCACCTGCCCACCTACTGGGCTAACCTGCAGGCGGTGCTGGATGACTACTCGGTCTCCAATGCCCAGGTCAAGGCTGATGGGCACAAGGTCTACGGTGCCATCCTG gtGGCTGTCGAGCGCCTGCTGAAGATGAAGGCGCAGCAGGCGCCCACCCCAGCGTCTGGGCCCAGCCCGCGGCAGGAGGGCTCCCCGCGGCACAGCCCCAAGCAGGACCCCCCGGCTGAAGCGGGCTTCGGCCTCGGCCGGCCCCTGCTACAGTTGGggggtggcagtggtggcagcGGCCCCCCCTCAGCAGCAGCCCCTGTGCCACCCACCCTCTCCCTGCACGACATGTACCGTGAGCTCTACGACTTTTTTGGTGACAGCCTGGCCACCCGTTTTGGCACGGGCTTGCCACCGGccaccctgccaccccctggcacccccgAGGGTGCCCGGAAGGAGCCACCGGCCTTTGGGGGTGAGGGGGCAGCACGCAAGATGCCGCAACTGACAGCCAGCGCCACAGTGAGCCCACGGGAGGAGGAAAGCCCGCGGGGCGaacccccgcccggccgcccagCACTGCACCGCCCGGCCAGCCTGGCCCGTCCCCGCGgggccccccggcagcccggccACCGCCCGGGCACCCGCGATGTCTTCCAGAAATGCCGCTTCGCACCCCGCGGCGCCCCACGTTTCAGCTTCGTCATCGCGGGTCGCCAAGCCGGGCGGCGCTGCCAGGGCCGCCTGTTCCAGACCAGCTTCCCGCAGCACCACGGACCTGGCCACGTCTCCCGCTACGCCCAGAAGCTGCCCATGATCGGCCGCACCACCCGGCCAGCCCGGCGGTGGCCACGTGCTGAGtactccctccacctcctcctctga